A window of the Deltaproteobacteria bacterium genome harbors these coding sequences:
- a CDS encoding triose-phosphate isomerase produces MRKPIIAGNWKMHKTVGEAIDFVTRFQEELGRWEEVEVVVAPSFVALAPVAERLKGGRIGLAAQDVFWEEKGAYTGEVSPFMLRDVGCRYVIIGHSERRAYFGETDEAVNKKVKAVLSHDLNPIICVGESLEEREQGDTFKVVERQVKEGLKLVNAEAARRIVIAYEPIWAIGTGRTASSEQAQEVQSFIRGLLGNIFSPALAKVIRIQYGGSVKPDNIDELMAQPDIDGALVGGASLEAGSFARIVRFERR; encoded by the coding sequence CGGGAACTGGAAGATGCACAAGACCGTGGGGGAGGCCATTGATTTTGTGACCCGTTTTCAGGAGGAGCTGGGGAGATGGGAGGAGGTAGAAGTAGTTGTAGCCCCCTCTTTTGTCGCCTTGGCCCCGGTAGCCGAACGCCTAAAAGGGGGAAGAATTGGCTTGGCCGCTCAGGACGTCTTTTGGGAGGAGAAGGGTGCCTATACAGGGGAGGTATCCCCCTTCATGTTGAGGGATGTGGGGTGTCGATATGTGATCATCGGCCACTCTGAGAGGAGGGCATACTTCGGTGAAACCGATGAGGCGGTTAACAAAAAGGTGAAGGCGGTCCTTTCCCATGACCTGAATCCCATAATCTGCGTGGGGGAGTCCCTGGAAGAGAGGGAGCAGGGGGATACCTTTAAGGTGGTGGAGAGGCAGGTGAAGGAGGGTTTGAAGTTGGTGAACGCAGAGGCGGCCCGACGAATTGTGATCGCATACGAACCGATCTGGGCCATCGGGACGGGAAGGACGGCCTCCTCTGAGCAGGCCCAAGAGGTACAATCCTTCATTCGGGGGCTTTTGGGTAATATCTTCAGCCCCGCGCTAGCAAAGGTGATCAGGATCCAATATGGGGGTAGCGTCAAACCGGACAATATAGATGAATTGATGGCCCAGCCCGACATCGACGGTGCCTTGGTGGGAGGGGCCAGTCTGGAGGCGGGATCCTTCGCCAGGATTGTGAGATTTGAGAGAAGATAG